The sequence ATGCTTCGTATTTTGCTTTACATGTTCGATTGGCTATTCATTTTGTGTTCATAAGTGGTATCCATGTTGGTTTGACTACCTAATgtcataatatttaattatttttattattttgtatacAGGCCGGGCACAAACTCCGGATGACAAAGACAAAGGTTACAATATGAGGATTGATCCATCACGTCGTAGCGCTAATCGCTACACGCCATCTGTGTTAAAAAAGGCCGCAAAAAATGCAAGAACTTCGTGAATGATGTAAAGTGGGTAATGAGAAAGTAGTTGTGGTGTAATACTCTTATTTATGCTTTAAAAAATGTGGACAATGTTTAGAGTTCTTTGCATGTGTTGGTCATTATGTATGCACGACTTGGactatttagggtttagggtaattATGTATTAATAATGATCTGGACTATGGTTTGTTTAGAGTATTTATGTATTAATAATTTGGACTATGGACTATGTTTTAGTAGATGGTTTGTTTAGAGAATTTATGTATTTATGAACTTATTGAAGGGATTAAATATGTGGACTATGTATTAATTGATGTCATATTATAAAATGCTATAGATGGAGAGTAAGGCTGGGTTGCCGTAGTTTATAACACAACACAGAACAGGTTACATATATCATACTTGCTTAACTCAAATGGACAACTCATGACAAACCATATATTGCCACATATATAATGTCACATATATAATGTCATCTCAGAATAAGAATCTACTAATGATCTCTGTTGGCATTTGCACCACCTTGCTGACGGCATCTGCTACGGCTGTGTCCCTCAGCTCCACATAGCGTACATCGCCTAGGCCGACGTAACATTCGCGTGTCCATCTAATTCAAGAAGCGCGTCATTTTTGGGCGACCTTTCGTGACGCGTCTCAGGAACGGATTTGGGATGAACCGAGGTCCGTTGTAAGCAGGCCATGTAGTGGGGTTACCTAGTGGCCTAAACCTTGCTCGGTACACCCGCCGAACTTGGTCCATCTTATACACATCATGAACATATACTTGCCAATCCAGTCGTTGGTTGGCACAACATGCAAACACATGTCGACAGGGGATCCGGTCCACCTGAAACTCACCACAGTCACATCGAAGGCCACGTAGATTCACTGCAAACTCCAGTCCACTTGGCATCTCACGCACCTCAAAGACCTCATTCTGCCGGTCAAAGCAACTAACCTGAATGTTTCCTAATGCAAGTTGGTTTGCATGCAACTTCGAGGTCACGACATCAGAAAACACATGGCCAGCATTAATACGGGCTTCCGCCTCCGCTCTTTTTCGGGTAAACAACTCGTTCAGCCTGTAGAATGTTACCTTCACAAGGGCAGTCACGGGGAGATTACGTGCACCCTTCAATACTGAATTGATGCATTCCACTAGATTTGTCGTCATATGACCCCATCGATATCCACCATCAAAAGCCAACGCGTACTGTTCCCGGGGGATTCGGTTTAACCAGTCAGTGTAGCCCTCGCCCCGTTCTCGTAAACGTTGGTAACGCACCTCGTACTCCCGCACCGTCCTCGAATATCTTGCAGGATAGAAAGAAATATTTGAAACAATAGAGGTCAACACACGAATTGAATGGAACTCTGTTACTAAATTAATTAGCTACTCTGAGCGTTACCTATGTTGACGACCAGTTTCTGTAAGTACGGCGCCttgaattttctaaaaaaattcgaCTCTATATGCCTGATGCAAAACATATGAAAGGCTCTCGGAGGTGACCAAGCCCCGTTACTCCTTTCCACAACTGCATTTATGGATTCGTGACGGTCGGATATCAGTCCCACACCATCCCGAGTGACAACGTGCTGACGAAGGTTACTCAGAAAAAAGTGCCACGCATCTGAAGTCTCTCCCTCCACAATTGCAAACGCAATTGAGACGATATTGTTGTTGCCATCCTGTGACACTGCCACTAGTAGACAACCCTTGTACTTTCCGTACAAGTGAGTCCCATCCACCTGGACAACTGGCTTACAATGTCTGAAAGCTCTAATGCAGGGGTAATAACTCCAAAAAACACGATGCAATACCCGAATATCAGTCACCAAGTCATCGCCTTGATATGcaggcatagtctcaaaatgAACAACAGCTGAAGGCTCCTTGTGACACATGGCATCAAACCATATAGGCAACGCTTCGTACAATGCCTCCCagcctccaaatattttttccaCTGCCTTTTGCTTAGTCAACCATGCTTTCCGATAACTAACAGTGTAGTTGAACTTCGGTTGCACCTCTGCTATAACCGATTTTACCTTTAAGGCGGGGTCAACCTCAACCAACGGCTTAGTTGCTTCTGCAATCGTGATCGAATCCAGCTTAGAATGATCCTGAGAAATTGTGGCTCTGGTACATGTGTGACTACCATTATACATCCTTACAACCCAATAGTACTTCCGGCTGATCATGCTAATCCGGATAAGTCAATCACACTCTGACCCATACTGTGTACACTTCGCATAAAATGTCaacggctcagactcatacacccgGTAATCTACGCTTCTTCGTATAGTATACTCTTTTATCGCTTTAATAACAGCTTCCCTGAAACTGAATTCCATCCCAACggcaaattcaccatctgcgacAAAAGGAATTTCTGCAACCAGGACAGCCATACAACCaattttaaaaacataaatattTAAACATTCGAAAATAAAGGTAAAACAAATTTTTACTGCATCAATTATAATAAAACCCTCCAAACTATTTATATTTAACTAATTTACTAACAAATACTTATTTGTATTCAACTAATCTACTAACaaatactaattttaatttaactaatttactAGTTATTacttaattaactaataaattccTATTTATATTcacttaattttaatttaaataatttaacaaattttaatttaactaaCTTACTTATATTGACTTAATAACTTCGAATTTAACCaattttaattaaactaatttactAGTTATATTT is a genomic window of Arachis ipaensis cultivar K30076 chromosome B06, Araip1.1, whole genome shotgun sequence containing:
- the LOC107647033 gene encoding uncharacterized protein LOC107647033 — its product is MYNGSHTCTRATISQDHSKLDSITIAEATKPLVEVDPALKVKSVIAEVQPKFNYTVSYRKAWLTKQKAVEKIFGGWEALYEALPIWFDAMCHKEPSAVVHFETMPAYQGDDLVTDIRVLHRVFWSYYPCIRAFRHCKPVVQVDGTHLYGKYKGCLLVAVSQDGNNNIVSIAFAIVEGETSDAWHFFLSNLRQHVVTRDGVGLISDRHESINAVVERSNGAWSPPRAFHMFCIRYSRTVREYEVRYQRLRERGEGYTDWLNRIPREQYALAFDGGYRWGHMTTNLVECINSVLKGARNLPVTALVKVTFYRLNELFTRKRAEAEARINAGHVFSDVVTSKLHANQLALGNIQVSCFDRQNEVFEVREMPSGLEFAVNLRGLRCDCGEFQVDRIPCRHVFACCANQRLDWQVYVHDVYKMDQVRRVYRARFRPLGNPTTWPAYNGPRFIPNPFLRRVTKGRPKMTRFLN